The sequence acaattcctgaacttaatgcacaagtagtagaaacatacataggtgtcttaatttaaaatactaggatgtgcaccggggcttgccttgcgcctgctgctcaacactggggccagacgggccttgggccgggtgctcacacctctcctcttgggcttgcgtcgtttgctcttgtggtgccgcgatcacctcaaagacggctccctcagatgcggatgctacacgtatgcatatgaattaaatgagtgcagcccaagaatgtaactagtttactttaactgaaataccctgcggactgtccgcgcccgagtggcggactgtccgccgcactatcctaccaacccagcagaggcaacaacgtctctggaacccTTTTCCCAttttacctgcggactgtccggccacccctggcggaccgtccgcagttcaagtactcaacccaccagagacgaaaacgtctctggacaattccctagactctactgcggactgtccgcgcccaagtggcggaccgtccgcagttcaaccctgcgaacccccagagacgacatcgtctctggaacaaattcaagcctcaacggcggaccgtccgctcccctatagcggactgtccgcagtcaaccttgcaaaaacaaccagaggcaacatcgtctctggacaaaaactaacctgaccggcggaccgtccgcgcctcccaggcggaccgtccgcgataactAATTTCTGACCTTCGCCCTaggcggcagcaagggcggcggcgacggcggaggccgtgctccggcgccggcgacacgtcatggaaggggaaaaaggctgtgaagcataagggactcaccacgaatccattcccgcggtcggttcgagtggaggacgaccggagaggcggatcggcgGTGGAGCAAGCCTCAAGCACCCCCAATGGTGTCCGGCGGTGGTGGAAAGATTCcggccggggataagccggtttaggggtttgggaaggtggaggaggtgacgAGGAAGGTTCctgcgcgaggaatcgaggtctggtggacggaggagggagatcgaagcaagggcgacgatggcgcgggagctcgagctccgctcggctctgcaagagaagaggaagaagagaggattgACGAGTGGGTCCCAAGCCCATCCAGATGAATATCTGGGCGAcgcctcgcggactgtccgccgtcacctcgcggactgtccgcgtggTGGTTGTTACACAGATGCATTAGCATTAACAGTATAAAACGACGTGCATATAATCAGGGCTCCGTCGGTACAGCTTGGACGACGCCTTCAGTTCCACGCCCAACCGCGAGCTACATCGACGTGGACGCATTGTACAATATATTCTCttcgtcccaaattattagttgttcTAACTTTTTTAAATTTATAAACTTTGCTATATATTTAAACATAATATATGTAGATGTACAACAAAGTTTATAAATTTAGAAAACCAAAACGTCTAATAATTCGGAACGGAGGGCATACTATGCTAACTCGCATATAAGTATCTTGACAGGCCAGTATGTCggccacgggtgcagggcagaCGAGCGTAAAGAGGCTAGTAGAGCATGACGTCCATGGCAGCGCTGCTGGCCCTGTTCCTGCTCGCGGCGTCCGCAATGAGCGGCGGCGTCCAGGCGCAGCCGCTCGTGCCGGCGGTCATCTCCTTCGGCGACTCGACCGTCGACGTCGGCAACAACAACTACCTCCCCCGCGCGGTGTTCAAGGCCAACTACGCGCCCTACGGGCAGAGCTTCGCACGCCACGAGCCCACCGGCCGCTTCTCCGACGGCAAGATCGTCACCGACATCACCGGTCGAGATTTCTATGCACTGCCACCACACGTGTGCATGCTCCGGCGACCGTGACGAACGACTGACGGCGGCCGTGTGTGGTTGCAGCTGACACGCTGGGCTTCGAGAGCTACGCGCCGCCGTACCTCAGCCCGCAGGCGTCGGGGAAGAACCTGCTCGTCGGCGCCAACTTCGCCTCCGCGGCGTCCAGCTACCACGACGACACGGCGGCCATGTATGTAAGTACCATAAGCTCAGCTCTATCTCCATGCCAGCATGTTGCCACATATACAGCAAAAGGCTTTGGGTCAGTACAACACCCATCTTGAGCAGCACAAGATTTTGCACGATGAGACCAGCTAATGTGGCAACTGACAGCAAGTACTTCTGCTACTACTTGTGCACACGTGCAGGACGCGATCACGCTGACCCAGCAGCTCGAGTACTACAAGGAGTACCAGTCGAAGCTGGCCGCGGTGGCCGGGCGTGCCGCGGCGCGCTCCATCCTCTCCGGCGCGCTGTACGTCGTCAGCACCGGCACCGGCGACTTCCTCCAGAACTACTACCACAACGCCTCCCTGTCCCGCCGCTACGACGTCGCCCGGTACTGCGGCCTCCTCATCGGCATCTTCTCCGACTTCGCCGACAAGTTGTATAAGCTGGGGGCGCGGCGGATCGGCGTCACGTCCATGCCGCCGCTGGGGTGCCTCCCGGCGTCCATCAGGCTGTACGGCGAGGGCCACGGCGGGTGCGTGGCTAGGCTCAACCGCGACGCCGAGACCTTCAACAGGAAGCTGAACGCCACCGTCGAAGCGCTCAAGGGGCGGCACGCGGACCTCAAGATAGCCATCTTCGATATCTACACGCCCCTCCGGAAGCTTGCCGATGCGCCGGTGGAGCAAGGTACTCGTGCTGgatcagagaaaaaaaaatacgatGTGAAGATTCCCACGTGTGCTGGAACTTGATAACCATATACGATTGTGTGGTTTGCCCCTTATTCTTAGGCTTCGCCAACGCGAGGGGGACGTGCTGCCGGACGGGCAAGGCGAAGACGAGGGTGTACCTCTGCAACCCGACGACGGCTGGGACGTGCCGGAACGCCAGCAGCTACGTCTTCTTCGACGGTGTCCACCCGTCCGAAGCCGCGAACGTCTTCATGGCGGAGTCCATGGTTGAAGCCGGCATCGAGCTGGTCACCTAGTAATGGCATAGCAGCTGCAGGTGCTGCAAAACAAGGCAGGCCATATCCATGCATGTGTTGCTACTTATCGGTTTCCCGTTCCGTCCGAAAAAAACTACAGCATACTGTTAATCTGTTAGTAGACGTGATTTCCTATATATAAATTTGTATATGTGTTATAAAAAAAGTATTGATTGGTGCCATGGCCTAAGGATCGTgattgtactccctccattttctttttttatgtaAAAAACCCTATTCCATTTCGTTAGGATGATGATTTAACTAATAATTACTCAATTAGTATTTCACTAATGCGATATGAACCATAATCATATTATCATAAAAGGATTGTCCTACTGGAATGAAACAAGCATTGCCATTtcaaatggagggagtacctcACAACTGCAGGAGCTCTATCCTCCTAGCAATGTTATAGGGCATTAATACTAATACATTAAATGACCATGACATTATAGGTATGCAAGAAACTAACAGCAAATAGACTGAAACTTCTCATCCAATAGCATATTATATTTACTAATAACAAATATGTATTTTCGTTTGCTTGCACTTTGAAGTTGAGTTTGTATAAGAGCCAAACAACACCAGCAGCCAACGACGAACTACTACCAACAAGCCATAAACTAAGTGCAACAGCCTACAGGAGTACAGGTGTATACCAAATCCAGCAGTCAAATGAACGCTCATGACCCAAGAAAACACAATTCATTCGCTTGCATTAACTCAGGAAGGAAAAGACCGTATTACCTGATACCTGTAGAC comes from Panicum virgatum strain AP13 chromosome 4K, P.virgatum_v5, whole genome shotgun sequence and encodes:
- the LOC120702615 gene encoding GDSL esterase/lipase APG-like — protein: MTSMAALLALFLLAASAMSGGVQAQPLVPAVISFGDSTVDVGNNNYLPRAVFKANYAPYGQSFARHEPTGRFSDGKIVTDITADTLGFESYAPPYLSPQASGKNLLVGANFASAASSYHDDTAAMYDAITLTQQLEYYKEYQSKLAAVAGRAAARSILSGALYVVSTGTGDFLQNYYHNASLSRRYDVARYCGLLIGIFSDFADKLYKLGARRIGVTSMPPLGCLPASIRLYGEGHGGCVARLNRDAETFNRKLNATVEALKGRHADLKIAIFDIYTPLRKLADAPVEQGFANARGTCCRTGKAKTRVYLCNPTTAGTCRNASSYVFFDGVHPSEAANVFMAESMVEAGIELVT